The following are from one region of the Rosettibacter firmus genome:
- a CDS encoding ABC transporter ATP-binding protein: MADSRVVIVENLTKRFNGLTVLDKISLEVNRGENLVVFGRSGQGKSVLLKCIVGLMKPDEGNIFINGKNILKLSLNELNDLRKNIGFLFQSSALYDSMTVRENLAFPLKRLFPEMTPKQIEDKIHYTLELVSLKEAIDKMPAELSGGMKKRIGLARSIITDPELMLYDEPTTGLDPITTKEISDLILTLQKKLNMTSIVVTHDLMCAEIIADRAIFLKDSKIAYEGSIQELINSNDPFLKNFFSHEFIKE; this comes from the coding sequence ATGGCCGACTCTCGAGTAGTAATAGTAGAAAATTTAACAAAACGGTTTAATGGCTTAACCGTGCTCGATAAAATTTCGCTCGAAGTTAATCGGGGAGAAAATCTTGTTGTTTTTGGAAGAAGTGGACAGGGCAAAAGTGTTTTGCTTAAATGCATAGTTGGACTGATGAAACCAGATGAAGGTAATATTTTTATTAATGGAAAAAATATTTTGAAATTATCTCTTAATGAACTGAATGATCTAAGAAAAAATATTGGCTTTCTTTTTCAGAGTTCTGCTCTTTATGATTCTATGACTGTAAGAGAAAATCTTGCCTTTCCTCTAAAAAGACTATTTCCAGAAATGACACCAAAACAAATAGAAGATAAAATTCATTATACACTTGAACTTGTATCTCTGAAAGAAGCAATTGATAAAATGCCTGCAGAACTTTCTGGTGGTATGAAAAAAAGAATTGGTCTTGCTCGATCAATTATTACTGATCCTGAACTTATGCTTTATGATGAACCTACTACTGGTCTTGATCCAATTACAACAAAAGAAATAAGCGATTTAATTCTTACTCTTCAAAAAAAATTAAATATGACTTCAATTGTTGTTACTCATGATTTGATGTGTGCAGAAATTATTGCAGACCGTGCTATTTTTCTTAAAGATTCTAAAATTGCTTATGAAGGAAGTATTCAAGAATTAATTAATTCTAATGATCCTTTTCTTAAAAACTTTTTCAGTCATGAATTTATAAAAGAATAG
- a CDS encoding ATP-binding protein, whose product MSNKGTNIEQLIGSSERIGTIGSPSSTSELTLDILGTAVGKKLVGELALFRFSQDGKPHYALGQITEVQLKNIWLEDPTMRSLARQRGQVNPVSGLQDTHLGQMTVSAVFSDIGNGYEPGILGTVPATGTFIYLVSDQILNSLLDRYKKEIFYLGHVYGSTPKLPLWFKHFDTGENGAGEAYHIGIFGKTGSGKSVLAKMILLAYAKYHNMAIFVIDPQGEFSKDARGEIRDEGFSLDLSNVLSSLKKEVIIKSVRNLILDRWDLFSEIFFESPFFERLSIPKGENRRIASEVLAERLQKAHITLQNLYRRESFDCAWEILGDENVQRQFYRSEQSRDRFKMIYQESDRDEFFNNFWKPITELFRKDREGSISVDNLIKQTFDLNKINRPVVIIDLSKEIASGLFWNETIQALVIKRLLDGLTYSAESAYRENRFLNTLVILDEAHRLAPREKIENEKQESVRLSLLDAVRTTRKYGLGWMFISQTLSSLHREIIGQLRIFFFGFGLALGTEFMALKEIVGGDPNALKLYQSFRDPHSAFDIASRQYAFMTIGPVSPLSFAGTPLFLTAFNTPEDFINTNNLRCG is encoded by the coding sequence ATGAGTAATAAAGGAACAAATATTGAACAATTAATTGGTTCCTCTGAACGAATCGGAACTATTGGTTCCCCTTCTTCTACCAGTGAGCTTACTTTAGATATTCTTGGTACTGCGGTTGGTAAAAAATTAGTTGGCGAGCTTGCACTTTTTAGATTTTCTCAGGATGGTAAGCCTCATTATGCGTTAGGACAAATAACAGAGGTCCAATTAAAAAATATCTGGCTTGAAGATCCAACAATGAGGTCACTTGCAAGGCAAAGAGGTCAAGTTAATCCTGTAAGTGGACTGCAGGATACACATTTAGGACAAATGACAGTAAGTGCAGTATTTAGTGATATAGGTAATGGGTATGAACCGGGTATTCTAGGTACTGTTCCTGCAACCGGTACTTTCATCTATTTAGTATCTGACCAGATTTTAAACAGTTTATTGGATCGATATAAAAAAGAAATATTTTATTTGGGACATGTTTACGGCTCAACACCAAAATTGCCTCTCTGGTTTAAACATTTTGACACAGGTGAAAATGGTGCCGGTGAGGCATACCATATTGGCATATTTGGTAAAACGGGCTCTGGGAAGTCAGTTCTGGCCAAGATGATTCTTTTAGCCTACGCAAAATACCATAATATGGCTATATTTGTAATAGATCCGCAGGGAGAGTTTTCAAAAGATGCCAGAGGAGAAATTAGGGATGAAGGATTCTCTTTAGATTTATCAAATGTCCTTTCTTCTTTGAAGAAAGAAGTAATTATAAAAAGTGTAAGGAATTTGATTTTAGATAGATGGGATCTTTTTAGTGAAATTTTTTTCGAGTCTCCTTTCTTTGAACGACTCTCTATCCCAAAAGGTGAAAATAGAAGAATAGCATCTGAAGTTTTAGCAGAAAGATTACAAAAGGCACATATTACATTACAAAATTTATATCGGCGTGAGTCATTTGATTGTGCTTGGGAAATTCTTGGCGATGAAAATGTTCAACGACAATTTTACAGATCTGAACAATCTCGAGATAGATTTAAGATGATTTATCAAGAAAGTGATAGAGATGAATTTTTTAATAATTTTTGGAAACCGATAACTGAGTTATTCAGAAAAGATCGTGAAGGTTCTATTAGTGTTGATAATCTTATCAAACAAACTTTTGATTTGAATAAAATTAATCGTCCCGTTGTAATTATAGATTTGTCTAAAGAAATAGCATCAGGACTTTTCTGGAATGAAACTATTCAAGCATTAGTTATAAAAAGGTTGTTAGATGGACTAACCTATTCCGCTGAAAGCGCTTATCGCGAAAACAGATTTTTAAATACTCTGGTGATATTAGATGAAGCTCATAGATTAGCTCCACGAGAAAAAATCGAAAACGAAAAACAAGAAAGTGTAAGGCTTTCACTTCTTGATGCAGTTAGAACTACAAGAAAATACGGTCTTGGATGGATGTTTATTAGTCAAACTTTATCAAGTTTACATAGAGAAATCATTGGACAACTGAGAATCTTTTTCTTTGGTTTTGGTCTGGCTTTAGGGACAGAATTTATGGCTTTGAAAGAAATCGTTGGTGGAGATCCTAATGCTCTTAAACTTTACCAATCGTTTCGTGACCCACATAGTGCTTTTGATATTGCGTCCAGACAATATGCTTTTATGACTATTGGACCTGTTTCGCCATTATCTTTTGCTGGGACTCCTTTATTTCTTACGGCCTTTAATACACCAGAAGATTTTATAAATACAAACAATTTGAGATGTGGATGA
- a CDS encoding DUF7663 domain-containing protein, giving the protein MSKDLLYRLNGNKNGNLKKYLDSFNEPINIAWYPSACEDFRPLLYLSKRYAEINRASIEENIFPNFYIYTDYFPWAIPTFLDTLAIYNDRRTRVIVNCIEELPKLELPIDPDIVCYPDESVVIGKVLFLEIAVESNKLGEFTYPVIYAFVENEPFCSRILLSKNYNISHIIHVRYGGGCGGGGKSSGIWLLNVLKRLNCKIFITDGHYALQPGDEAAYRLYPNLRGEVPKMIEIRKINSRFWPGHGGVTWNIVI; this is encoded by the coding sequence ATGTCAAAAGATTTACTATATCGACTGAATGGGAATAAAAATGGGAATTTGAAAAAATATCTTGATTCATTTAATGAACCCATAAATATTGCGTGGTATCCTTCAGCTTGTGAAGATTTCAGACCTTTGCTTTACCTGTCTAAAAGATATGCTGAAATAAACCGTGCATCTATAGAGGAAAATATATTTCCAAACTTTTATATTTACACTGATTATTTCCCATGGGCAATACCAACATTTCTTGATACATTAGCTATTTATAATGATCGAAGAACTAGAGTTATAGTAAATTGTATTGAAGAATTACCTAAGTTAGAATTACCCATTGATCCAGATATTGTTTGTTACCCCGACGAAAGTGTTGTAATTGGGAAAGTTTTGTTTCTAGAAATTGCAGTTGAATCAAATAAATTAGGAGAATTTACATATCCAGTTATTTATGCATTTGTAGAAAATGAACCTTTTTGTTCAAGAATTTTATTATCGAAGAATTATAATATTTCTCATATTATACATGTACGTTATGGAGGAGGATGTGGGGGAGGTGGTAAATCATCAGGGATATGGTTACTTAATGTATTAAAAAGACTTAATTGCAAAATTTTTATTACAGATGGTCATTATGCCCTGCAGCCAGGTGATGAAGCTGCCTATCGGTTATATCCTAACTTAAGAGGAGAAGTTCCTAAAATGATTGAGATTAGAAAAATTAATAGCAGATTTTGGCCAGGTCATGGTGGTGTTACATGGAATATTGTAATATAA
- a CDS encoding putative porin, whose amino-acid sequence MNKFLLIFITITSIFGKNHYISNHIKVKTYIQNITEQKKDSSNKNLIVKNSLTNDFKFSSISKNELNFSDYRYSGNFFSIIPFGFLRDLGSTGQPSEVLLYGQGYNNLSLLKNGILQNNRLFNSFDLYLLQTESIDTIEIIPLSRGFLYGINNSASINFISDNFPQSKSYSRIRFYQAPNEEGLIDGIFKIKLNEKINLSTEITNQSIDPYYRNSDYSLWQGSIKADYILKNNFILSSSFYHIKSNVQLNGGVNADSIRNVYPETEFNDVLYNNILAPVKYYNRYQKITSNNFDIRLIGKLTENSYSDFSFYYKNNLIEFRQNDTTNTNYQTNAEKIFHNNKYKTFGLRFRQDVNFSFINLSLINEFENNKFFTNLLYETNSINTYSSSLVLSSILPGNIGTLSIFGKYLNYDRNDFYGMGSDIILNPGEKFQIYFGASTFQKPYNLFEQKNLSNNLLANKQSSNTIELKTSYNSDIIKISLGYFYTSTSNKPISAIMQKEPLINDEGYYFNTSNVQLKGINLLLSTKLWKILLHANTSYYFSEEDRKIFSIPEFTFTGGFYFVDLLFNSNLYIKTGINFYAFGKRNSNFIDFEKNISSAYRWLLAPNIWSIPSMPDEIYKSEFQIDFFTAGRIKGRAIIYFVFENILNRKYFIVPYYPKQPQGLRIGIAWEFLD is encoded by the coding sequence ATGAACAAATTCTTACTTATATTTATTACTATTACTTCCATCTTTGGAAAGAATCACTATATAAGTAATCACATCAAAGTAAAAACTTATATTCAAAATATAACCGAGCAAAAAAAAGATTCATCAAATAAAAATCTAATCGTAAAAAACTCTCTCACAAATGATTTCAAGTTTTCATCTATTAGTAAAAATGAATTGAATTTTTCGGACTACCGTTACTCTGGAAATTTCTTCTCAATAATTCCTTTTGGATTTTTAAGAGATTTAGGTTCTACTGGACAACCAAGCGAAGTCTTATTGTATGGACAGGGATATAATAATTTATCTTTATTAAAAAATGGAATACTGCAAAACAATCGACTGTTTAATTCTTTTGATTTGTATTTACTGCAAACAGAAAGTATTGATACAATTGAGATTATACCTTTATCAAGGGGATTTTTATATGGAATAAATAATTCTGCATCAATAAATTTTATTTCAGATAACTTTCCGCAATCAAAATCTTATTCTCGTATAAGATTTTATCAAGCACCAAACGAAGAAGGATTAATCGATGGAATCTTCAAAATAAAACTAAATGAAAAAATTAATCTGTCCACAGAAATTACAAATCAAAGTATCGATCCATATTATAGAAATAGTGATTACAGTTTATGGCAGGGAAGTATTAAAGCTGATTATATTTTAAAAAATAATTTTATTCTATCTTCAAGCTTTTATCATATTAAGTCAAATGTACAATTAAATGGTGGTGTTAATGCAGATTCTATAAGAAATGTTTATCCAGAAACAGAATTTAATGATGTTCTTTATAATAATATTTTAGCTCCAGTAAAATATTATAATAGATATCAAAAAATAACATCAAATAATTTTGATATAAGATTAATCGGAAAACTAACAGAAAATTCTTATTCGGATTTTAGTTTTTACTATAAAAATAATTTAATTGAGTTCAGACAAAATGATACTACCAACACTAACTATCAAACAAATGCAGAAAAAATTTTTCACAATAATAAATATAAAACTTTTGGTTTGAGATTCAGGCAGGATGTTAATTTCTCTTTTATTAATTTAAGTCTCATTAACGAATTCGAAAACAACAAATTTTTTACAAATTTATTATATGAAACAAATTCAATAAACACTTATTCATCCAGTCTTGTTCTCTCTTCAATATTGCCTGGTAATATCGGTACGCTTTCAATTTTTGGGAAATATTTAAACTACGACAGAAATGATTTTTATGGAATGGGAAGTGATATTATTCTTAATCCTGGTGAAAAATTTCAGATTTATTTTGGTGCTTCAACATTCCAGAAACCATACAATTTATTTGAACAAAAAAATCTATCGAACAATCTTTTAGCAAATAAACAAAGTAGTAATACAATAGAGCTTAAAACCAGTTATAATAGCGATATCATAAAAATTTCACTGGGATATTTTTACACATCTACATCAAATAAACCAATTTCAGCAATAATGCAAAAAGAACCATTAATTAACGATGAAGGATATTATTTCAATACAAGTAATGTTCAATTAAAAGGGATTAATTTATTACTCAGTACAAAACTCTGGAAGATTTTATTACACGCAAACACAAGTTATTACTTTTCAGAAGAAGATAGAAAAATATTTAGCATACCAGAATTTACATTTACTGGTGGATTTTATTTTGTTGATTTACTCTTCAATTCCAATCTTTATATAAAAACTGGAATAAACTTTTATGCATTCGGAAAACGAAATAGTAATTTTATAGATTTTGAAAAAAATATTTCTTCGGCATATAGATGGCTTTTAGCTCCAAACATTTGGTCAATTCCATCAATGCCAGATGAAATTTATAAATCTGAATTTCAAATTGACTTTTTTACAGCTGGTAGAATTAAAGGGAGAGCAATAATTTATTTTGTCTTCGAAAACATATTGAACAGAAAATATTTTATTGTACCATACTATCCAAAACAACCACAAGGATTGCGAATTGGAATAGCCTGGGAATTTTTAGATTAA
- a CDS encoding HU family DNA-binding protein — MAMTKSQILDYMAKKTGLTKKQAGLFINEFVKLAYKEAKKSFVIPGLGKLVLVQRKARQGRNPKTGEVITIPAKKVVKFRVAKQAKDAILVNKA; from the coding sequence ATGGCAATGACCAAAAGTCAAATACTCGACTATATGGCAAAAAAAACAGGTCTTACAAAAAAGCAAGCAGGTTTATTTATTAATGAATTTGTAAAGCTTGCTTATAAAGAAGCAAAAAAATCTTTTGTAATTCCTGGATTAGGAAAATTAGTTCTGGTTCAAAGAAAAGCTCGTCAAGGGCGTAATCCAAAAACAGGAGAAGTAATAACAATTCCAGCAAAAAAAGTTGTTAAGTTTAGAGTTGCAAAACAGGCAAAAGATGCAATTTTAGTTAATAAAGCATAA
- a CDS encoding MlaE family ABC transporter permease has translation MKLPRQKYGRRLKTSDYIYNFFATITGLTIFSIEFFKQVFLPPYEIAEIKKHMDELGVKTFGIVSVTGLIIGLVLAMQSQPVMQRFGASDFLPGMVALSVVRELGPVITALIFAGRVSSGIGAELGSMRVTEQIDAMEVSAVNPFKYLVVTRVIATTMILPLLSIYVIVIAIFGGFIAIVITESMSFHYYIDSVIRAIEFGDFIPGVAKTFVFGYIVGIVGSYKGFTAEGGTEGVGRASTTSVVLSSLLILIFDMILVKISLWLWPTLE, from the coding sequence ATGAAACTACCACGCCAGAAATATGGCCGCAGATTAAAAACATCAGATTATATTTATAATTTTTTTGCTACCATTACAGGCTTAACAATTTTTAGTATTGAATTCTTCAAACAGGTATTTCTTCCACCTTATGAAATTGCAGAAATTAAAAAGCACATGGATGAACTTGGTGTTAAAACTTTTGGAATTGTTAGTGTTACTGGTTTAATAATTGGATTGGTTTTAGCAATGCAAAGTCAACCTGTTATGCAAAGATTTGGTGCATCTGATTTTTTGCCTGGAATGGTTGCTTTATCTGTAGTAAGAGAATTAGGACCAGTAATTACGGCATTAATTTTTGCTGGTCGTGTAAGTTCTGGAATTGGTGCAGAACTTGGTTCTATGAGAGTGACAGAACAAATTGATGCAATGGAAGTCTCGGCTGTTAATCCATTTAAATATCTTGTTGTAACTCGTGTAATTGCTACTACAATGATTTTACCACTGCTTTCAATTTATGTAATTGTTATAGCAATCTTTGGTGGATTTATTGCAATTGTAATAACTGAAAGCATGAGTTTTCATTATTATATTGATTCTGTTATTCGTGCAATTGAGTTTGGAGATTTTATTCCTGGCGTAGCAAAAACTTTTGTATTTGGATACATAGTTGGAATTGTTGGTTCTTACAAAGGGTTTACAGCCGAAGGGGGAACTGAAGGTGTGGGTCGAGCTTCAACTACATCAGTTGTTCTTTCTTCATTATTGATTTTAATTTTTGATATGATATTAGTAAAAATTTCATTATGGTTATGGCCGACTCTCGAGTAG
- a CDS encoding TrmH family RNA methyltransferase, producing MLTQNQIKYYSSLLHKKYRQEYKKFLVEGSVLINEALNWNYNCEVIITSTLYSEKNNSEIQNLLRKGLKVEVVRQNQFEKLCDTKSPQGIVGVFQLRNKEFKIENVTKEKFIVALENISDPGNLGTIIRNCDWFGVKNILLSPDCAEIYNPKVIRASAGSVFHIDIYELNNFYEILKVIKNYGYIILCTDLKGINIYEYKLKNNSVIVFSNEANGPTENLQHISDQKITIPRFGNAESLNVASASAVVLSEISKKYL from the coding sequence ATGTTAACTCAAAATCAAATTAAATATTATTCATCCCTTCTTCATAAAAAATATCGACAGGAATATAAAAAATTTTTAGTTGAAGGATCGGTTTTAATTAATGAAGCACTTAACTGGAATTATAATTGCGAAGTTATTATTACTTCTACTTTGTATTCCGAAAAAAATAATTCGGAAATCCAAAATCTTTTAAGAAAAGGTTTGAAAGTAGAAGTAGTAAGACAAAATCAATTTGAAAAGTTGTGCGATACAAAGTCTCCCCAGGGTATTGTTGGTGTATTTCAATTACGTAATAAAGAATTTAAAATAGAAAATGTTACAAAAGAAAAATTTATTGTCGCTCTTGAAAATATATCTGATCCAGGTAATCTCGGGACAATAATTCGAAACTGTGATTGGTTTGGTGTAAAAAATATTTTATTGAGTCCAGATTGTGCAGAAATTTATAATCCGAAAGTAATTAGAGCATCGGCTGGTTCTGTATTCCATATTGATATTTATGAATTAAATAATTTTTATGAGATATTAAAAGTAATAAAAAATTATGGTTATATTATTCTTTGTACCGATTTGAAAGGCATTAATATTTACGAGTATAAATTAAAAAATAATTCAGTAATAGTTTTCTCGAACGAAGCTAATGGACCAACAGAAAATTTACAGCACATATCAGATCAAAAAATTACAATTCCACGTTTTGGTAATGCAGAATCATTAAATGTAGCATCTGCTTCTGCTGTTGTATTATCAGAGATATCAAAAAAATATTTATAA